One part of the Streptomyces nigra genome encodes these proteins:
- the gcl gene encoding glyoxylate carboligase, translated as MARMTAARAAVEILKREGVSDAFGVPGAAINPFYAALKAAGGVRHTLARHVEGASHMAEGYTRAHPGNIGVCIGTSGPAGTDMITGLYSATGDSIPILCITGQAPTAVIHKEDFQAVDIASIAKPVTKMAVTVLEAAQVPGVFQQAFHLMRSGRPGPVLIDLPIDVQLTEIEFDPETYEPLPVYKPAASRAQIEKALGLLNASERPLIVAGGGVINADAAELLVEFAELTGTPVVPTLMGWGVLPDDHELNAGMVGLQTSHRYGNATFLESDFVLGIGNRWANRHTGKLDVYTAGRTFVHVDVEPTQIGRIFAPDYGVASDARAALELFVEVAKELKDEGRLPDRSAWAASAQERRATLQRRTHFDDIPIKPQRVYEEMNRAFGPETRYVSTIGLSQIAGAQMLHVHRPRHWINCGQAGPLGWTIPAALGVATADPDAQVVALSGDYDFQFMIEELAVGAQHRIPYVHVLVNNSYLGLIRQAQRAFGIDFQVNLEFENINAPELGVYGVDHVKVAEGLGCKAIRVTDPAELGAAFEQAKKLAAEHQVPVVVEAILERVTNISMSTTNDISDVTEFEEIATEPGHAPTSIRPLKV; from the coding sequence ATGGCTCGTATGACCGCTGCCCGCGCGGCAGTCGAGATCCTCAAGCGCGAGGGCGTCAGCGACGCGTTCGGTGTGCCCGGCGCGGCGATCAACCCCTTCTACGCGGCGCTCAAGGCGGCCGGCGGCGTCCGCCACACCCTCGCCCGCCATGTCGAGGGCGCCTCGCACATGGCCGAGGGCTACACCCGCGCGCACCCCGGCAACATCGGCGTCTGCATCGGCACGTCCGGACCCGCCGGCACCGACATGATCACCGGCCTCTACTCCGCGACCGGCGACTCCATCCCGATCCTGTGCATCACCGGCCAGGCGCCGACCGCCGTGATCCACAAGGAGGACTTCCAGGCCGTCGACATCGCCTCGATCGCCAAGCCGGTGACCAAGATGGCCGTCACCGTCCTGGAGGCGGCCCAGGTTCCGGGCGTCTTCCAGCAGGCGTTCCATCTGATGCGCTCCGGACGGCCCGGGCCCGTTCTCATCGATCTGCCGATCGACGTCCAGCTCACCGAGATCGAGTTCGACCCGGAGACGTACGAGCCGCTGCCGGTGTACAAGCCCGCCGCCAGTCGTGCGCAGATCGAGAAGGCCCTCGGGCTGCTGAACGCGTCCGAGCGGCCGCTGATCGTCGCCGGTGGCGGTGTCATCAACGCCGATGCCGCCGAACTGCTCGTGGAATTCGCGGAGTTGACCGGTACGCCCGTCGTGCCGACCCTCATGGGCTGGGGCGTGCTCCCCGACGACCACGAGCTGAACGCCGGCATGGTCGGCCTGCAGACCTCGCACCGCTACGGCAACGCGACCTTCCTGGAGTCCGACTTCGTCCTCGGCATCGGCAACCGCTGGGCCAACCGCCACACCGGCAAGCTGGACGTCTACACGGCGGGCCGCACCTTCGTGCACGTCGACGTCGAGCCCACCCAGATCGGCCGGATCTTCGCCCCGGACTACGGCGTCGCCTCCGACGCCAGGGCCGCCCTGGAGCTGTTCGTGGAGGTGGCGAAGGAGCTGAAGGACGAGGGACGGCTGCCCGACCGCTCCGCCTGGGCCGCCTCCGCCCAGGAGCGCAGGGCGACCCTCCAGCGCCGTACGCACTTCGACGACATCCCGATCAAGCCGCAGCGCGTCTACGAGGAGATGAACAGGGCGTTCGGCCCGGAGACCCGGTACGTCTCCACGATCGGCCTGTCGCAGATCGCCGGCGCACAGATGCTCCACGTCCACCGGCCCCGGCACTGGATCAACTGCGGCCAGGCGGGCCCGCTGGGCTGGACGATCCCGGCCGCGCTCGGCGTCGCCACGGCCGACCCGGACGCGCAGGTCGTCGCCCTGTCCGGCGACTACGACTTCCAGTTCATGATCGAGGAACTGGCGGTCGGGGCGCAGCACCGGATCCCGTACGTCCACGTCCTGGTGAACAACTCCTACCTGGGCCTGATCCGCCAGGCGCAGCGGGCGTTCGGCATCGACTTCCAGGTCAACCTGGAGTTCGAGAACATCAACGCCCCCGAGCTGGGCGTCTACGGCGTCGACCACGTCAAGGTCGCCGAGGGCCTCGGCTGCAAGGCGATCCGGGTGACCGACCCGGCCGAGCTGGGCGCGGCCTTCGAGCAGGCCAAGAAGCTGGCGGCGGAGCACCAGGTGCCGGTGGTCGTGGAGGCGATCCTGGAGCGCGTCACCAACATCTCGATGTCGACCACCAACGACATCAGCGATGTGACCGAGTTCGAGGAGATCGCGACCGAGCCGGGGCACGCGCCCACGTCGATCAGGCCGCTGAAGGTCTGA
- a CDS encoding response regulator transcription factor: MDAAATVEIGRALVRLRRSTGLPVAFGGLVEPGRARVRISELNGTATDSLRRLAVTAGNGLGGKAVALARPCAVTDYSASRQITHEYDAAVAAEGLCSVVAVPVVVRRRVRGVLYGALRTAQPLGDRTLTAAVDAARDVEQALVVRDEVQGLLEAAESRPEPAEGGAAWEQVREAHAALRALAPRIGDPALRAELLDAAGLLAVGSGPRAVQLAPREVDVLTCVAAGATNAAAAGRLGLRAETVKGYLRSAMRKLGAHTRGEAVVAARRAGLLP, from the coding sequence GTGGACGCGGCCGCGACGGTGGAGATCGGGCGTGCGCTGGTGCGTCTGCGCCGCTCGACCGGGCTCCCGGTCGCCTTCGGCGGGCTGGTCGAGCCCGGCCGCGCGCGCGTGCGCATCAGCGAGCTGAACGGCACCGCCACCGACTCCCTGCGCCGGCTCGCGGTCACCGCGGGCAACGGCCTCGGCGGCAAGGCCGTCGCCCTGGCCCGCCCCTGCGCGGTCACCGACTACTCCGCCTCCCGGCAGATCACCCACGAGTACGACGCCGCCGTCGCCGCAGAGGGCCTGTGCTCGGTGGTGGCGGTCCCGGTGGTCGTACGGCGCCGGGTGCGCGGAGTCCTGTACGGCGCCCTGCGCACCGCCCAGCCGCTGGGCGACCGCACGCTGACGGCCGCGGTGGACGCGGCACGGGACGTGGAGCAGGCCCTGGTGGTGCGGGACGAGGTGCAGGGGCTGCTGGAGGCGGCCGAGTCCCGGCCGGAGCCGGCCGAGGGGGGTGCCGCCTGGGAGCAGGTCCGGGAGGCGCACGCGGCGCTGCGGGCACTGGCCCCGCGCATCGGTGACCCGGCGCTGCGGGCCGAGCTGCTGGACGCGGCCGGTCTGCTGGCGGTGGGGTCCGGGCCGCGGGCCGTGCAGCTGGCGCCGCGCGAGGTGGACGTGCTGACGTGTGTCGCGGCGGGCGCCACCAACGCGGCGGCCGCCGGACGCCTGGGGCTGCGCGCCGAGACGGTCAAGGGCTATCTGCGGTCGGCCATGCGCAAGCTGGGCGCCCATACGCGCGGGGAGGCCGTGGTGGCGGCGCGCCGGGCGGGGTTGCTGCCGTAG
- a CDS encoding GNAT family N-acetyltransferase codes for MRIRSVLASELGVLQEIERAAGVLFREVGMVEVAEDEPLSVEVLEGYRRAGWAWVGCDPEDRPVGYLVAEPVDGALHVEQVSVHPGAARRGVGRALLAYAGERAREAGLGGLTLTTFARVPWNAPYYERLGFRVQAAGELTPGLRAVRAREAELGLDRWPRVCMRRDIA; via the coding sequence ATGCGTATCCGTTCCGTTCTGGCCAGTGAGCTCGGGGTTCTTCAGGAGATCGAGCGGGCCGCCGGTGTGCTCTTCCGCGAGGTCGGGATGGTGGAGGTCGCCGAGGACGAGCCGCTCTCCGTGGAGGTGTTGGAGGGGTATCGGCGGGCGGGGTGGGCGTGGGTCGGGTGTGACCCGGAGGATCGGCCCGTGGGGTATCTGGTGGCCGAACCCGTCGACGGGGCGCTGCATGTCGAGCAGGTGTCGGTGCACCCCGGTGCGGCTCGCCGGGGCGTGGGGCGGGCCCTGCTCGCGTACGCCGGGGAGCGGGCCCGCGAGGCGGGGCTGGGCGGGCTGACGTTGACCACCTTCGCGCGGGTGCCTTGGAACGCGCCGTACTACGAGCGGCTGGGCTTCCGTGTGCAGGCGGCGGGTGAGCTCACTCCCGGGCTGCGGGCTGTCCGCGCCCGGGAGGCGGAGCTCGGGCTCGATCGGTGGCCGCGGGTATGCATGCGGCGCGACATCGCCTAA
- a CDS encoding AMP-binding protein produces the protein MNSYTHGTGDTSLLGDTIGANLDRAVAAWPDREALVDVPSGRRWTYARFASDVDELAYALLASGVAKGDRVGVWAVNCPEWVLVQYATARIGAVMVNINPAYRTHELEYVLNQAGVSLLFASLQHRTSDYRAMVEEVRGRCPGLRETVYIGDPSWDALIARGTPAPFPELSCDDPINIQYTSGTTGFPKGATLSHHNILNNGYFVGELIAYSEQDRVCVPVPFYHCFGMVMGNLAATSHGACIVIPAPSFDPAATLRAVQQESCTSLYGVPTMFIAELNLPDFAAYDLSTLRTGIMAGSPCPVEVMKRVVAEMHMEEVSICYGMTETSPVSLQTRMDDDLEHRTGTVGRVLPHIEVKIVDPATGVTVPRGTSGELCTRGYSVMLGYWDEPEKTAEAIDRGRWMHTGDLAVMREDGYVEIVGRIKDMIIRGGENIYPREIEEFLYAHPKIADVQVVGVPHERYGEEVLACVIPRDAADPLTLDELRAFCDGRLAHYKIPSRLTILDAFPMTVSGKVRKVELRRRYATD, from the coding sequence GTGAACTCGTACACCCACGGAACCGGGGACACGTCCCTGCTGGGGGACACGATCGGGGCGAACCTGGACCGTGCCGTCGCCGCCTGGCCGGACCGCGAGGCGCTGGTCGACGTGCCGTCGGGCCGGCGCTGGACGTACGCGCGATTCGCCTCGGACGTCGACGAGTTGGCGTACGCACTGCTGGCGAGCGGTGTCGCCAAGGGCGACCGGGTGGGCGTCTGGGCGGTCAACTGCCCGGAGTGGGTGCTGGTCCAGTACGCCACGGCACGCATCGGTGCCGTGATGGTGAACATCAACCCGGCCTACCGCACGCACGAGTTGGAGTACGTCCTCAACCAGGCCGGTGTCTCGCTGCTGTTCGCCTCGCTCCAGCACAGGACGAGCGACTACCGGGCGATGGTGGAGGAGGTGCGCGGCCGGTGTCCGGGGCTGCGCGAGACCGTCTACATCGGCGACCCGAGCTGGGACGCGCTGATCGCCCGCGGCACGCCGGCCCCGTTCCCCGAGCTGTCCTGCGACGACCCCATCAACATCCAGTACACCTCGGGCACCACCGGCTTCCCCAAGGGGGCCACGCTCTCCCACCACAACATCCTGAACAACGGCTACTTCGTGGGCGAGTTGATCGCGTACAGCGAGCAGGACCGGGTGTGCGTCCCGGTGCCCTTCTACCACTGCTTCGGCATGGTGATGGGCAATCTGGCCGCCACCTCGCACGGCGCCTGCATCGTCATCCCCGCCCCGTCCTTCGACCCGGCGGCCACCCTGCGCGCGGTCCAGCAGGAGAGCTGCACCTCGCTCTACGGCGTACCGACGATGTTCATCGCCGAGCTGAACCTCCCCGACTTCGCCGCCTACGACCTGTCCACCCTGCGCACCGGCATCATGGCCGGCTCGCCGTGCCCGGTGGAGGTGATGAAGCGGGTGGTCGCGGAGATGCACATGGAGGAGGTCTCCATCTGCTACGGCATGACGGAGACCTCACCGGTGTCCCTCCAGACCCGTATGGACGACGACCTGGAGCACCGCACCGGCACCGTGGGCCGCGTCCTGCCGCACATCGAGGTGAAGATCGTCGACCCGGCGACGGGCGTGACCGTGCCGCGCGGCACCTCGGGTGAACTCTGCACTCGCGGCTACAGCGTGATGCTCGGCTACTGGGACGAGCCGGAGAAGACCGCCGAGGCGATCGACCGGGGCCGCTGGATGCACACCGGCGACCTGGCGGTGATGCGCGAGGACGGGTACGTCGAGATCGTCGGCCGCATCAAGGACATGATCATCCGGGGCGGCGAGAACATCTACCCGCGCGAGATCGAGGAGTTCCTCTACGCCCACCCCAAGATCGCGGACGTCCAGGTCGTCGGCGTCCCGCATGAGCGGTACGGCGAGGAGGTGCTGGCCTGCGTCATCCCGCGCGACGCGGCCGACCCGCTCACCCTGGACGAACTGCGCGCCTTCTGCGACGGCCGGCTCGCGCACTACAAGATCCCGAGCCGCCTGACGATCCTGGACGCCTTCCCGATGACGGTGTCGGGCAAGGTCCGCAAGGTGGAACTGCGCCGCAGGTACGCGACGGACTGA
- a CDS encoding 2-hydroxy-3-oxopropionate reductase — MSNALADSSHPTRPAIAWIGLGIMGSPMSENLIKAGYRVTGYTLEQDKLDRLAAAGGTAAGSIAEAVRDADVVITMVPASPQVEAIAYGPDGILENARSGALLIDMSSITPRTSVDLAKAARDKGIRVLDAPVSGGEAGAIEAVLSIMVGGEQADFDEAEPIFEALGRTIVLCGPHGSGQTVKAANQLIVAVNIQACAEAVVFLEKSGVDLKAALDVLNGGLAGSTVLTRKKDNFLNRDFKPGFRIDLHHKDMGIVTDAARSVGAALPVGAVVAQLVASLRAQGDGDLDHSALLRAVERLSGASH, encoded by the coding sequence ATGAGCAACGCCCTTGCAGATTCCTCCCACCCGACCCGCCCGGCGATCGCCTGGATCGGCCTCGGCATCATGGGCTCCCCCATGTCCGAGAACCTGATCAAGGCGGGATACCGGGTCACCGGCTACACGCTGGAGCAGGACAAGCTGGACCGGCTGGCCGCCGCGGGCGGCACCGCGGCCGGCTCGATCGCCGAGGCCGTGCGGGACGCCGACGTCGTGATCACCATGGTCCCGGCCTCCCCGCAGGTCGAGGCCATCGCATACGGCCCCGACGGCATCCTGGAGAACGCCCGCTCCGGCGCACTGCTGATCGACATGTCCTCGATCACCCCGCGGACCTCGGTGGACCTGGCGAAGGCCGCGCGGGACAAGGGCATCCGGGTGCTGGACGCGCCGGTGTCCGGCGGTGAGGCCGGCGCGATCGAGGCGGTGCTGTCGATCATGGTCGGTGGTGAGCAGGCCGACTTCGACGAGGCCGAACCGATCTTCGAGGCGCTCGGCAGGACCATCGTGCTGTGCGGTCCGCACGGCTCCGGGCAGACCGTGAAGGCCGCCAACCAGCTGATCGTCGCCGTGAACATCCAGGCGTGCGCCGAGGCCGTGGTCTTCCTGGAGAAGTCCGGCGTGGACCTGAAGGCCGCGCTCGACGTCCTGAACGGCGGTCTGGCGGGCTCGACCGTGCTGACGCGGAAGAAGGACAACTTCCTGAACCGCGACTTCAAGCCGGGGTTCCGGATCGACCTGCACCACAAGGACATGGGCATCGTCACGGACGCCGCCCGCAGTGTCGGCGCGGCCCTGCCGGTCGGCGCCGTGGTCGCCCAGCTCGTCGCGTCCCTGCGGGCGCAGGGCGACGGCGACCTGGACCACTCGGCGCTGCTGCGGGCCGTGGAGCGCCTGTCCGGCGCGTCCCACTGA
- a CDS encoding AMP-binding protein, with product MMTGTELFRGARDFLLEHREDYATAYEGFTWPRPDRFNWALDWFDAVAAGNDRVALHIVEEDGTEVRLTFAEMAERSARVANRLRERGVGAGDRVLVMLGNQAELWETALAAMKLRAVVIPATPLLGPADLRDRVDRGHVRHVLVRSEDTAKFDDVPGDYTRIAVGGAPAGWLTYEDAYDAPAAFTPDGPTGADDPLMLYFTSGTTARPKLVEHTHTSYPIGHLATMYWIGLKPGDVHLNISSPGWAKHAWSNLFAPWNAEATVFIHNYTRFDAARLMAEMDRAGVTTFCAPPTVWRMLIQADLSAMRTPPREVVAAGEPLNPEVIEQVRRAWGVTIRDGFGQTETAVQVSNSPGQPLKTGSMGRPSPGFRVELLDPVTGAPGADEGEIALDLSARPVGVMTGYHGDPERTAEAMAGGYYRTGDIGSRDADGYITYVGRSDDVFKASDYKISPFELESALLEHEAVAEAAVVPAPDELRLAVPKAYIVLAEGWEPGPDTAKVLFEHARQVLAPYKRVRRLEFGTLPKTVSGKIRRIELREATAAGSDAEYREEDFR from the coding sequence ATGATGACGGGGACGGAGCTGTTCCGCGGGGCGCGGGACTTCCTGCTCGAACACCGCGAGGACTACGCCACGGCGTACGAGGGTTTCACCTGGCCCCGGCCGGATCGGTTCAACTGGGCGCTCGACTGGTTCGACGCCGTCGCGGCCGGAAACGACCGGGTAGCCCTGCACATCGTCGAGGAGGACGGCACCGAGGTCCGGCTGACGTTCGCCGAGATGGCCGAACGCTCGGCCCGCGTCGCGAACCGGCTGCGCGAGCGGGGCGTGGGCGCCGGGGACCGCGTCCTCGTCATGCTCGGCAACCAGGCCGAACTGTGGGAGACCGCCCTCGCCGCGATGAAGCTGCGCGCCGTCGTCATCCCGGCGACCCCGCTGCTCGGCCCGGCCGATCTGCGCGACCGGGTGGACCGCGGACACGTCCGGCACGTCCTGGTGCGCTCCGAGGACACCGCCAAGTTCGACGACGTGCCCGGCGACTACACGCGGATCGCGGTCGGCGGGGCGCCTGCCGGCTGGCTGACGTACGAGGACGCGTACGACGCCCCCGCCGCGTTCACGCCCGACGGGCCGACCGGCGCCGACGACCCGCTGATGCTCTACTTCACCTCCGGCACCACCGCCCGCCCCAAGCTGGTCGAGCACACCCACACCTCGTACCCGATCGGGCATCTGGCCACCATGTACTGGATCGGCCTCAAGCCGGGCGACGTGCACCTCAACATCTCCTCGCCCGGCTGGGCCAAGCACGCCTGGTCCAACCTGTTCGCCCCGTGGAACGCCGAGGCGACCGTGTTCATCCACAACTACACGCGCTTCGACGCGGCCCGGCTGATGGCCGAGATGGACCGGGCCGGCGTCACCACGTTCTGCGCCCCGCCGACGGTGTGGCGCATGCTCATCCAGGCCGACCTGAGCGCGATGCGCACCCCGCCCCGGGAGGTCGTCGCAGCCGGCGAACCGCTCAACCCGGAGGTCATCGAACAGGTGCGGCGCGCCTGGGGGGTGACGATCCGGGACGGCTTCGGCCAGACCGAGACGGCCGTGCAGGTATCCAACAGCCCCGGCCAGCCCCTGAAGACGGGCTCGATGGGCCGGCCCAGCCCCGGCTTCCGCGTCGAACTCCTCGACCCGGTCACGGGTGCACCCGGCGCCGACGAGGGGGAGATCGCGCTCGACCTCTCCGCCCGGCCGGTCGGGGTGATGACCGGCTACCACGGCGACCCGGAGCGAACGGCGGAGGCGATGGCGGGCGGCTACTACCGCACCGGCGACATCGGCTCCCGGGACGCCGACGGCTACATCACGTACGTGGGCCGGTCGGACGACGTCTTCAAGGCCAGCGACTACAAGATCAGTCCGTTCGAGCTGGAGAGCGCCCTGCTGGAGCACGAGGCCGTCGCCGAGGCGGCCGTCGTGCCCGCGCCCGACGAGCTGCGGCTCGCTGTGCCCAAGGCGTACATCGTGCTCGCCGAGGGCTGGGAGCCCGGGCCCGACACGGCCAAGGTGCTCTTCGAGCACGCGCGGCAGGTCCTGGCGCCGTACAAGCGGGTGCGGCGCCTGGAGTTCGGGACGCTGCCCAAGACCGTCTCCGGCAAGATCCGCCGGATCGAACTGCGCGAGGCCACCGCCGCGGGGTCGGACGCCGAGTACCGCGAGGAGGACTTCCGGTGA
- a CDS encoding TIM barrel protein produces the protein MPGFGWDAAAEQRFDVNLSILFTELPLLERPAAAAAAGFTAVELWWPWIDSPTPERSELDALRKAIEDAGVRLTGLNFYAGQLPGPDRGALSVPGEESERFRANVEVAAEFAGSLGCGALNALYGNRVDGVDPAEQDALALENLVLAARAADRIGAILLIEALNKPESPLYPLVSAPAAVGVVDKVNAATGLDNARFLMDLYHLSMNGEDLPAVIERYAAKTGHVQIADNPGRGAPGTGSLPLEDLLDQLRKAGYDGWVGLEYKPGDRPSAEAFDWLLR, from the coding sequence ATGCCAGGCTTTGGATGGGACGCAGCCGCAGAGCAGCGCTTCGACGTCAACCTGTCGATCCTCTTCACGGAGCTCCCGCTCCTGGAGCGCCCCGCGGCCGCCGCCGCGGCCGGCTTCACCGCGGTCGAGCTGTGGTGGCCCTGGATCGACTCCCCCACCCCCGAGCGGTCCGAGCTCGACGCCCTGAGAAAGGCGATCGAGGACGCGGGCGTACGGCTCACCGGGCTGAACTTCTACGCCGGACAACTCCCAGGCCCGGACCGCGGCGCCCTGTCGGTGCCCGGCGAGGAGTCGGAGCGGTTCCGCGCCAACGTCGAGGTCGCGGCGGAGTTCGCCGGCTCCCTGGGCTGCGGGGCCCTCAACGCCCTGTACGGCAACCGCGTCGACGGCGTGGACCCGGCCGAGCAGGACGCGCTCGCGCTGGAGAACCTGGTCCTCGCGGCCCGGGCCGCCGACCGGATCGGCGCGATCCTGCTGATCGAGGCGCTGAACAAGCCGGAGTCACCGCTGTACCCACTCGTCAGCGCGCCCGCCGCGGTGGGCGTCGTCGACAAGGTCAACGCGGCGACCGGCCTGGACAACGCCAGGTTCCTCATGGACCTCTACCACCTGTCCATGAACGGCGAGGACCTGCCGGCGGTGATCGAGCGGTACGCGGCGAAGACCGGCCACGTGCAGATCGCCGACAACCCGGGCCGAGGCGCGCCGGGCACCGGCTCGCTCCCCCTCGAGGACCTCCTCGACCAGCTGCGCAAGGCGGGCTACGACGGCTGGGTCGGCCTCGAGTACAAGCCGGGCGACCGCCCGAGCGCCGAGGCCTTCGACTGGCTGCTCCGCTGA
- a CDS encoding helix-turn-helix transcriptional regulator has translation MTVRRDFKEPAGCRSEQVIGRTELFTAAREQLGRGGSVLLHGPAGIGKSTVLRALAAEYGQEARTVLRCSPTESESHLPFLALADLLGLVLDEVSERLPAAQRTALEAALTGRGESTLQRDGLALRLAVLSALRALADAGPVLVVADDAQWLDPASAELLGFAARRLGETPVRMLWAVRTEGEEYDRHLRASPPDTLAIRLGPLSRAQMSVLLDRRGYTGLPRSTVRDIHRTSGGNALFALELSRALAENATAPRPGEPLPVPTSLRALVLNRLEMLSEEARRTLLVASAGARPTLALLHAAGRANAEAETAQAAALGLLATEPEGPAVRFAHPMISAALYAEAPAQERRAVHGALSTAASDPIERARHLALATNGTDPEVAARLAEAAALARDRGAPSVAAQLCLLAARHTPVDGDPSPDALRLQATEDAITAGELDLARDIAREVLSRTSVPAERVRAWIAVIETAGHAMSEVDAIFPQALADAGDDPRLLALVHYQLTWRAVLVKGDFDEAREEAAYAAELAARAGARYTELMALAFQAQIETLMGHPDAPATIKRALEEPQDPRVACHHNGAGYSRFRWLIMSDQLPEARAAVTGLLREVRRHGWVESEVHFLRGVAETELHSGQCGRALDLARESLRLARDTGIGEVASAVLTSLAEAAGGQVDRALTLAREAVEHAEEDGDQMYVSRALAALGHAELVAGDLPAAVRSLRRVREVEQGLGITDPARGRWHADLAEALVGTGELTEAQDLIDVTREQALRLDRDSVLAVLDRAEALLRAARGDREAAIAQLTAAQDRLGALGYGLEEARAAFVLARLRPDAGPTAYDEAARLFRRCRALPWLRQVEAAAAERTAAAVPPQAPAPGGPAGPAGLDGLDGLASMERQVAGLVMEGATNREIAARLFISVKTVEATLTRVYRKLGIRSRVDIVRLAAGRRAP, from the coding sequence GTGACCGTGCGACGGGACTTCAAGGAGCCTGCCGGCTGCCGCTCCGAGCAGGTCATCGGGCGCACAGAACTGTTCACGGCGGCCCGCGAGCAGCTCGGGCGCGGCGGCAGCGTGCTGCTGCACGGCCCGGCCGGAATTGGTAAGTCGACCGTCCTGCGGGCATTGGCCGCGGAATACGGCCAAGAGGCACGAACCGTCTTGCGCTGCTCCCCCACCGAGTCCGAATCCCACCTCCCCTTCCTGGCACTGGCCGACCTCCTCGGCCTCGTCCTCGACGAGGTGTCCGAGCGGCTCCCCGCCGCCCAGCGCACCGCCCTGGAGGCGGCCCTCACCGGACGCGGCGAGTCCACGCTCCAGCGCGACGGCCTGGCCCTGCGGCTCGCCGTCCTGTCCGCGCTGCGCGCCCTGGCCGACGCCGGACCCGTCCTCGTCGTCGCGGACGACGCCCAGTGGCTGGATCCGGCCAGCGCCGAGCTCCTCGGTTTCGCGGCCCGCCGGCTCGGCGAGACCCCCGTGCGGATGCTGTGGGCCGTGCGCACCGAGGGCGAGGAGTACGACCGGCATCTGCGCGCCTCCCCGCCGGACACCCTCGCGATACGGCTGGGCCCGCTGTCCCGGGCCCAGATGTCCGTCCTGCTCGACCGGCGCGGCTACACCGGGCTGCCCCGCTCCACCGTCCGGGACATCCACCGCACCAGCGGCGGTAACGCCCTGTTCGCGCTGGAACTCAGCCGGGCCCTCGCGGAGAACGCGACCGCGCCCCGCCCCGGCGAGCCGCTGCCGGTGCCCACCTCGCTGCGCGCCCTGGTGCTGAACCGGCTGGAGATGCTGTCGGAGGAGGCCCGCCGCACCCTTCTCGTCGCCAGCGCGGGCGCCCGCCCCACCCTCGCCCTCCTGCACGCCGCCGGACGCGCCAACGCCGAGGCCGAGACCGCGCAGGCCGCCGCGCTCGGCCTGCTCGCGACCGAGCCGGAGGGACCCGCCGTACGGTTCGCACACCCCATGATCTCGGCCGCGCTGTACGCGGAGGCGCCCGCGCAGGAGCGCCGAGCCGTCCACGGCGCCCTGTCCACGGCCGCCTCCGACCCGATCGAACGCGCCCGGCACCTCGCCCTCGCCACCAACGGCACCGACCCGGAGGTCGCCGCCCGGCTGGCCGAGGCCGCCGCGCTGGCCCGCGACCGGGGCGCCCCGTCGGTGGCCGCGCAGCTCTGCCTGCTCGCCGCCCGGCACACGCCGGTGGACGGCGACCCGAGCCCGGACGCCCTGCGGCTGCAGGCCACCGAGGACGCGATCACGGCGGGCGAGCTGGATCTCGCCCGGGACATCGCCCGCGAGGTGCTGTCCCGCACCTCGGTGCCCGCCGAGCGGGTGCGGGCCTGGATCGCGGTGATCGAGACCGCCGGCCACGCCATGTCGGAGGTCGACGCGATCTTCCCGCAGGCCCTGGCCGACGCGGGCGACGATCCGCGGCTGCTCGCGCTGGTCCACTACCAGCTGACCTGGCGGGCCGTGCTGGTCAAGGGCGACTTCGACGAGGCCCGCGAGGAGGCCGCGTACGCCGCCGAGCTCGCGGCCCGGGCCGGCGCCCGGTACACCGAGCTGATGGCGCTCGCCTTCCAGGCCCAGATCGAGACGCTCATGGGCCACCCGGACGCGCCCGCGACCATCAAGCGCGCCCTGGAGGAGCCGCAGGACCCGCGCGTGGCCTGCCACCACAACGGCGCCGGGTACTCCCGCTTCCGCTGGCTCATCATGAGCGACCAGCTGCCGGAGGCCCGGGCCGCCGTCACCGGGCTGCTGCGCGAGGTGCGCCGGCACGGGTGGGTGGAGAGCGAGGTGCACTTCCTGCGCGGCGTGGCCGAGACCGAGCTGCACTCCGGTCAGTGCGGACGCGCCCTCGACCTGGCCCGCGAGAGCCTGCGGCTGGCCCGGGACACCGGGATCGGCGAGGTGGCCTCGGCGGTCCTCACCTCGCTCGCGGAGGCGGCGGGCGGACAGGTGGACCGCGCGCTGACCCTGGCCCGGGAGGCCGTGGAGCACGCCGAGGAGGACGGCGACCAGATGTACGTCTCCCGCGCGCTGGCCGCGCTGGGGCACGCCGAGCTGGTGGCGGGCGATCTGCCGGCGGCGGTGCGGTCGCTGCGCCGGGTGCGGGAGGTGGAGCAGGGCCTCGGTATCACGGACCCGGCCCGCGGACGCTGGCACGCGGACCTCGCCGAGGCGCTGGTCGGCACCGGTGAACTGACCGAGGCCCAGGACCTGATCGACGTCACCCGGGAGCAGGCGCTGCGGCTGGATCGCGACAGCGTGCTGGCCGTGCTGGACCGGGCTGAGGCGCTGCTGCGCGCGGCGCGGGGCGACCGGGAGGCGGCGATCGCGCAGCTGACGGCGGCTCAGGACCGGCTCGGCGCCCTCGGATACGGCCTGGAGGAGGCCCGCGCCGCCTTCGTGCTGGCCCGGCTGCGCCCCGACGCGGGCCCGACGGCGTACGACGAGGCCGCCCGGCTGTTCCGCCGCTGCCGGGCGCTGCCGTGGCTGCGGCAGGTCGAGGCGGCCGCGGCGGAACGCACCGCGGCTGCCGTGCCCCCGCAGGCACCGGCGCCGGGCGGCCCGGCGGGCCCGGCGGGCCTGGACGGGCTGGACGGGCTGGCCTCGATGGAGCGTCAGGTCGCGGGCCTGGTCATGGAGGGCGCCACGAACCGGGAGATCGCCGCGCGCCTGTTCATCAGCGTCAAGACCGTGGAGGCGACGCTGACCCGGGTGTACCGCAAGCTGGGCATCCGCTCCCGCGTGGACATCGTCCGGCTGGCGGCGGGACGCCGGGCGCCCTGA